The Paraburkholderia caffeinilytica genome segment GCGCTGCCTGAAGCGGCATGGGTCGACGCCCAGCCGCTCAATGTCCGTTGGGCGCCGCGCAAGCTGCGCAACCTGGCGTTCGACTGGCGTCTCAAGCAACGGCTGAAACGGCATCGTCCTGCGTGTGTCTTCTCGATCAATCACTCCACGCACGCCGACGTCGCGTTGTGCGGCGGCACGCATCCGGGTTCGCTCGCGGCCGCCGGCCGCGCCGCGCGCCGCAGCGACGAATGGCAGATCGACATGGAGCGGCGCGTCTATTCGCAGGCGCGTTCGATCGTCGCGCATTCGCAATTGATGAGCCGCGAGTTGCAGCGCTTTTACGGCGTGGCGGCCGACCGTATCGACGTGCTCTATCCGCCGGTCGACACGGCGCGCTTCCAGCCGTTGAACGACAGCGAACGAGCGGCGGTGCGCCGTCAGTTCGATCTTCCCGACGATCGCGTGATCTTCGTGTTTTCGTCGACCAGTCACGAACGCAAAGGCTATCCCTTGCTGGAAGCGTTTTTTGCGCAGACCACGCTGCCGGTGTGCCTGGTGGTGGCCGGCCGGCCGGTGCCGAAAACCAGCGACACGATTCGCTATGTCGGGTACTGCAAGGAAATCGAAAAGTTGTTTGCCGCTGCCGATTTCACCGTGGTGGCGTCGGCGTATGAGCCGTTCGGTCTGGTGGGGGTCGAGTCGGTGATGTGCGGCACGCCGCTTGTGATCGCCGACAACGTCGGCTCGGCGGAGACGGTCACCGGTACTGCGAAGATCGAGTTTTCGCGGCAGTCGGCAGGGAGTTTCGAGCGCGCCATTCTGAGCGCGATGGAGCGCGTGCAAGGCGGCGACGCGCGCATCGCCGAGCCGTTGCGCAGCCTGGTCTATGACCCGAGCGTCGATGCTCATGTCGCCGCGCTCTATGAGATGTTCACGCGTTGAACCGGCCGCGCCGCGCAAAGTGGCTGGGGCGGCTGAAATGGGGGCATTCGCGATTGGATCGGGCCGAGGCCGGCACAACGCGGGGTTTGAGTCGGCGGAAGTGGCCCGACGCCGGCTCGACGTCGGCCTCACGCCGCGCTCGAATCAGGCCTTGACGCCGGCAGCGGTTTGGCGGGCCGAAGGCGATCCGGCCGGTTGCGCCGCGGCAAGTTCACGCTTGCGCGCATCGATCACCGCGAGAAACGTGGCGACCAGTAGCGCGAGCAGTACCGTCACCATGATCGGCACGAGGACGTCGATGGTCAGCCCGAAAATCACCGTGCTGGTGGCGACCGCCAGACCTGCATAGGACGCCGCGCGAATCGCCGGGTCGCCCGAGCGCCGGTGACGCCAGAAGTACACCGAGATGCCGTAGTAGAACAGCAACAGGCAGATCACGCCGACCGCGCCCATCTCGGCGAGGGTCGAGAAAAAGTCGCTATGGGCGCGCTCGTTGACGATCTGGCTCTTCACTTCGCCACGCTTGGCCAGCACACCCAGCTCGTCCACCAGACGCCCCTTGCCGACGCCGTACACCGGATGACGCGTAAAGATCAGCCGCGACGCATTCCACAACTGAAGGCGCAGGCCTACCGATGTGTAGTCTTCGCCCTGATGCATCATCGACACATCGTTCGGTACTTCGGCGAGGCGTTTCTGAACCCGCTCGGTCGACAGGAGCGCCCCCGCGCCGATCACGATCGCCAGCGTCGTTATCAGGAAACGCTTCTTGTGTGCGTACCACTGGTACTGCAAGCCGAGCAGCACGACAAACACGGGCACGGCCAGCCAGCCGCCCCGGCTGCCCGACAGATAGGACGCGTAGCCGCCGCCCACCAGCGCCAGCAGTCGAAGCCCCAGCACACGCCAGTCGCGCGGCTTGTCCCAGCCCATGGTGAAGACCGACAGGAACCCGAGCAGCAGCGCGGTATCGCCGAACGGAATCGCATTCGTATAGGAATTATTCAGACGATTCGCATCCGTCCAGCCGCCGGCGGGTTGATCGACGAGTGCCCAGATGCCGGCCGCCAGCGCGCCGGCGGCACAACCCCAGCCGATCATGCGCAGATGCCTGGAAGGCAATTGCCGCAGCAGAAGGAAGACTGGCAGGGCAAGCATGAAGCGCGACAATGCGTCGAACTGACGCGGCAGCCAATAACCGAGCAGCGCCTGCTGGACGGCGATTGCCACGATAAAAGCCAGCATGCCGATCGTGTACCAGCGGTAAGTGCGCAATCCGGAGAAGTATCCCGGCGTGCGCCGGTTGGCCACGGCGGCGCCGAGCGCCAACGCGAGAATGACGAAGAAGCAGTAGCCCGTGCCGCCGCGCCATACGAGATTGACCGCGGGTGCGAAAAACAGCAGGGCTGTGCTGAGCCAGACCAGACTGGGAGCAAAAATCATAGGGCAACAATATGTAAGAACACTACCGTTCCGGTGGTGCAGTGGCGATGGCCGGACCCTTGGGTGCTTTTTCTAAGACGGTAGAGCGATCGCGATTATAACCGTGGGTCTCCTTGCAAAACGCTTGCTGAAGCACTCGGTAATGTGCTTGTCGAAGCGGCGCGGCCGTCGGCGTCACCTTGCCCCGGAGAGACTGGCGCAAAAGACAGCCGCCGTGGCCGCGGTGGCGTTTGGGCCGGGGCAACCGCCGTATTTGTCATATGAGCGGGCCGCGGCGGTACAATCCCCGGCGAAACTGACGGGCGATGCTGTTTGGGCCACCCGCGCGGCGCCGGGTTCCCACGGTGCCCGCAGACACACACGTCGCCGGCGATTCTCCGGCGCCGCTACCGGAGGATGTCGCCGGGACGGCAGCCATTTACATTGCATTGCACTGCACCACGCCGGATTGCCAATGCGGGATTGAACCGCGTTCGCGCCGGCGGCAAGCTCAACGGACCGAATCGATGTTCTCTATCATCATCCCGACCTGGAACAATCTGCCTTACCTGCGGCTCGTGATCGAGAGCCTGCGGCGTCATTCCACGCATACGCATCAGATCATCGTGCACGTGAACGACGGCTCGGACGGCACTTTGGCCTGGGTGCGCGACGAGGGTATCGAACACACCGCGTCGCCCGGCAACATCGGCATCTGTCACGCCGTCAATATCGCGGCGGCGCGCGCCACGCAGGACTACATCGTCTACATGAACGACGACATGTACTGCTGTCCCGGCTGGGACGACGCGCTCGTCAAGCGCCTCGCGCAGATGCCGGCCGACAACCTGTTCATGCTGTCCGGCACCATGATCGAACCGGTCGACTCCGGCAATCCGTGCGTCGTCGTGCAGAATTTCGGCCGCGACGTGGAGAGTTTCCGCGCCGGCGAACTGGTGGCCGCCACACCGCAACTCGTGCGCGCCGACTGGCGTGGCGCCACCTGGCCGCCGACGCTCGTGCATCGCGACTGGTGGTTCAAGGTCGGCGGCTATAGCAGCGAATTGAGCCCCGGCATGAGCAGCGACAACGACTTCTCGATGAAGCTGTGGGACGCCGGTTGCCGGGTGTTTCTCGGCGTTGGCGACAGCCTGGTCTATCACTTCCAGCAAAAGAGCACCGGCAAGGTCGTCAAGAACGATGGGCGCCGCCAGTTCCTCAACAAGTGGGGCATGACGCAAGCCACCTTCGATCGTTATTTCTTGCGACGCGGCACCGC includes the following:
- a CDS encoding glycosyltransferase family 4 protein — protein: MSDPTRRPVTDIALTAQALKNSGGAERYTRDVIAGLHRMGLRPTLFAREIDRALPEAAWVDAQPLNVRWAPRKLRNLAFDWRLKQRLKRHRPACVFSINHSTHADVALCGGTHPGSLAAAGRAARRSDEWQIDMERRVYSQARSIVAHSQLMSRELQRFYGVAADRIDVLYPPVDTARFQPLNDSERAAVRRQFDLPDDRVIFVFSSTSHERKGYPLLEAFFAQTTLPVCLVVAGRPVPKTSDTIRYVGYCKEIEKLFAAADFTVVASAYEPFGLVGVESVMCGTPLVIADNVGSAETVTGTAKIEFSRQSAGSFERAILSAMERVQGGDARIAEPLRSLVYDPSVDAHVAALYEMFTR
- a CDS encoding O-antigen ligase family protein yields the protein MIFAPSLVWLSTALLFFAPAVNLVWRGGTGYCFFVILALALGAAVANRRTPGYFSGLRTYRWYTIGMLAFIVAIAVQQALLGYWLPRQFDALSRFMLALPVFLLLRQLPSRHLRMIGWGCAAGALAAGIWALVDQPAGGWTDANRLNNSYTNAIPFGDTALLLGFLSVFTMGWDKPRDWRVLGLRLLALVGGGYASYLSGSRGGWLAVPVFVVLLGLQYQWYAHKKRFLITTLAIVIGAGALLSTERVQKRLAEVPNDVSMMHQGEDYTSVGLRLQLWNASRLIFTRHPVYGVGKGRLVDELGVLAKRGEVKSQIVNERAHSDFFSTLAEMGAVGVICLLLFYYGISVYFWRHRRSGDPAIRAASYAGLAVATSTVIFGLTIDVLVPIMVTVLLALLVATFLAVIDARKRELAAAQPAGSPSARQTAAGVKA
- a CDS encoding glycosyltransferase family 2 protein, with the protein product MFSIIIPTWNNLPYLRLVIESLRRHSTHTHQIIVHVNDGSDGTLAWVRDEGIEHTASPGNIGICHAVNIAAARATQDYIVYMNDDMYCCPGWDDALVKRLAQMPADNLFMLSGTMIEPVDSGNPCVVVQNFGRDVESFRAGELVAATPQLVRADWRGATWPPTLVHRDWWFKVGGYSSELSPGMSSDNDFSMKLWDAGCRVFLGVGDSLVYHFQQKSTGKVVKNDGRRQFLNKWGMTQATFDRYFLRRGTAVEGAQAVGEPERTGRLRRALLKSRIKRAFS